GCGCGAACCGGTGCCGTTGCCAATGGCGACCGCCTTGGCCTGGTGCTTTTCAATCAGCGCCAGCAACACTTTCTCCGAAGTCTCGAAATCGTTCTGTGGCGGGGTCGGGAAGACCGTTGCGCTTTCGACAAATGCCCCTGTCGCGTCGATTACCGCAAGCTTGCAGCCGGTCTTCAGTCCGGGGTCTACTCCGATTACCGTCATCGGTCCCGCGGGCGGCGCAAGCAAGAGGTTGTGCGCGTTCTCGCGGAACACGCGAATCGCCTCCGCGTCCGCGCGTTCCTGGACCTGACGCAGGACTTCGTTTTCGATCGAGGGGCGCAACAGTCGTTGGTACGAATCCTCAATCACTTCTCGCACGTGCGCCGCAAACTCGCCATCGGGAGACTTCAGATATTTCCCCTGCAACTCCGCGACCATGCGCGCGTCGTCCAACGCAAGTTCCATACGCAGAAACCCTTCCTTCACTCCGCGATGGACCGCGAGATACCGGTGCGAGGGAATCTTCGCGACCGGTTCGGAGAACGTATAGTACGCTTCAAACTTCGTGTGCTTCCCTTCGGCGTTCTTCGTCGGGTGCGCCGCGATACTTCCATGCTGATGCATGCGATCGCGGACAAGCGCGCGCGCCTCCAAATCAACCGACACGCGTTCCGCAAGGATATGCTTCGCGCCTTCCATTGCCTCCTCGACCGACGCGACGGCCTTCTCCGCACGCACGAAGGTCTGAGCAAACGTCTCGAGCGGTTGATCGCCTGCCGTCTGTGCCCAAATGAAATCGGCAAGGGGCGAAAGGCCCTTCTCGCGCGCCACCGTCGCCTTGGTGCGCTTGGCCTTCTTGTAGGGAAGGTACAAATCCTCGAGCAACGTTTGGCTCGTGCACTCGAGGATGGCCGCCCTGAGGGAATCCGTCAGTTGTCCCTGCTTCTCGATCGCATCGAGCACGAACGCGCGCCGCGACGTCAATTCGGCAAAGTACGCATGCTGCTCCGCAATCGCCTCGAGTTGCACCTCGTTCAGATTGCCCGTCGCATCTTTTCGGTAACGCGCGACAAACGGAATCGTCGCGCCGCCCGAAAACAACTCGATAGTCTTGACCACCCTCGGGATCGGTACGCGCGTGTGGTTACTGATCAACTGCAAAAAACGGTCTTCAAGCATTACCTGATACTCCGCAAACCCAATGGGAACTGTAGCAAATGCCCGAGCCGCCCCACAAAATCAATACGCAATGGTGATGCGCACGTCCTCCGCGCGATTGGGCAGTTCGATCAGCGCCGTCTGCGACGACGCGTCCCATTCCTGCTTCACGTCCAACTGCGGGTCGGTCGTGACGCTGCGCGGGGCGGACGGAAGATACACGCGAAGTCTCGCCGTTGTGCCGGCGGGACCGCGGGCGGTGAATGTGTATGCACCCGGTAGTTCGCGGGCATTGCGGATGCGGCTGCTCGATCCAACAACCTGCGGGCCAAAACGGTGCCGCTTGATATAGGACAGATCATAGAGAAACGCGCGCTGATTCGGGCCGAGGACCAAATTGTCCACAATGCGCAGTCCGGGATCGAACAAATCGACGCACTTACCCCAGACCGTCATCGAATGCACTTCCAGTGGCGACTCGTCACACACGCCGGCCGCGATGTACGGACCGCGCCGTATGCAAATGCCCGGAGATGTCTGCAGTTCTTCCCCGCGCTGCCGGAGCATCTCCGCAACCCACCCGCGCACTTTTTCCGCGCCGCCTTTTTCGCGCGAAAGCTGCGCCGGACTCTGCGCAATTGCCCGAACGAAGCCGCCCCCAACCACCACGGGATTCTTCCACGCGGTTTCCCCGGCGCCGAGAACGCCGAGCAGATGGTCGTACGCCTTTGCCTCCGACGCGCCCTGATCGTTCCACCATTCCCGAACGGCGTGATACGGGTCCCGTCCATCGTCCACGAGAATCAGACAACCGCCGCGGCGGACCCATCCCGCAAGTGCTTCATGATAGGCCGCCTTCAGCGGCTTCTGATGCTCGTAGGTGAGCAGGAGCACCTTGCAGTCGCCGAACGCATTCGGATAACCGGCGTTCTCCATCTGTACCATCTCGACGGGAACGCCCACCTTCAGTAAGGGAAGCGCCAGCCCGTAGAATGACCCGAGCATGGGATCGCTCGGTGTCGGGTCGGCGCGCTGAAACATCATCGTGTCCGATACGATGACGCCGACGCCACGCGTTCCACACTCGAACCGGACGTCGTGCTGTCCGACGTCGTTTAGCGCATTGACGACGGTCAGCATCTCCAGCGCGTAGTCCGCGGGAATGCCTTCTCGCTCGCCGGTCTTCGAGTCCAGATCCACCTTGGGATACTGCCCGCGAAAAATCCGGTCGGGCCACGGCATGACCTCGAAGCGGTGCACGGTCGGCCACATCAACGACGCCACGACCGTGCACTCGTAGTTGTAACGGTAATCGTTCCAACTGCGATTGGGATTGTCCTCGACCGGATCATGAAGGAACCACAGCTTCTTGCCGGTCGGGTGCGTCATCGCCACCATCTGCCCGTACTCGAGATACGCAGTCTCAAAGGTGCGCTCTTTCGCCACACCCTCGTACGAGTTCCGCGAGCGTGCCGTGCCGGTCCACACCTGCGCGACGTACCCGTCCAATTGCGGGATATCAATGAGATGCGACTCCGGGCTGACGATGCCCCATTGCGCATAGTTGATCAGGCTGTGCGTGGGCACGTGACATTCGATCGTCTGGCCGATCGTCTTGGCGCGCTCGTCCACGTGCGCGAACACCGTGTGCAGGGCGTTGAAATAAAGTTCGTATTTCAACTTGCTCGCCCGGTACTGTGCATCGGCGCTCGAATCCGGCGCCCGCCACGGCTCGCCATAGAACTGTTCCCACTCCCGCTTGAACGCCTCGCTCCAGCCCGTGTTCGCCCAGTACTCCGGCTCTTCGAGATATACCGCGCGCACGCCCGCGTCCAGCGCCGGGTCAATGTATTTTTTCACGAACTCGATATATGCAACTGTGGGCACGTTGTAACCGACATTCGTGCTGTTGCCGTGCATGCGCAACCTGCCATCGCGTTCGGTTTGCACTTCGCCTTTCTTGAATGCCTCGCCCTCGCCGTAGTACGCGCCGTAATCGCCCCATGCAATTCCGGTCATGAGCGACACGTCGTACCCCTTCGCGCGCCACTCCGCGGCGCGCTGCGCAAACGTTCGGCCCACACCGTAAACGATCGCAGTGTCTGAACCGATATCGACTTCCGGAGCGTACGGCGAGTGAATCTGAAACGTCGTCACATCGGGGCCGGCCACAACCGCAAACGGCGTCGCGGTGATGAGGAGGAGTGCGAAGTACTTCATGGTCGGCCCTTATGCGGAGACATTGCGAATTGTCCTCGCAGTATAACACTGTGTCCGACTCGCGCTCCGTTCCAGGTTCGCCACCCGTCAGTGGTACGATTTGCCGCATGAATGAACCGCGCCTCCGTATTACCGGTCGGCTCCGATCGATTATGAGCTACGACAAACTCGCGGGCGAAGTCCCGCGCGTACTCGTTCTACGGAGCCAATATTGGCTCGATGGTGCATGCGAAGCCGCGGCGCGCGGCATCGGGTGGCAGGTTGCGTCCGTTCCGACGGCCATGGAGGGCGCGGCGTCCCGCGAACAAATCGCGCAGTTGCTCGATGCGATCGTAACGACGCGTCCCGACTTCATCCTGTCAATCAACCTTGCCGGGATGGATGTCGACGGGATGTGGGCGCGCTTCTTCCATGACTTGCGCGTTCCGTACGTGGCGTGGTTTGTCGACAATCCCCGCACGATTGTCATGGGACGGACCACCTATGCCTCCAATCATGCGATGGCGCTCACGTGGGATGAATCGTACGCCCCCTACTTGCGCGCCGTAGGTTTTCCCCACGTGCACTGGCTGCCGCTCGCGGCGGATACGACGCTGTTCAACGCGGGACCGGCGGAACTCGCGATGCATCCCCCGGCGTTCGTCGGTAACTCGACGGTCGAGTTCGCCGAGCGCGCATGGCAAGCAGTCCGCGAGAAGCCAAAACTGTCCGTACTGGCAGAAGGGGCCTTTGCCGTCGGCGCAGTCACGCGCGATCACATGGCGCGCGGGCTCGCTTCCATCATTGGAGCGGAAGCGGCGTCGGCGTTGGACCCCGAGGAAAGCCGGCATCTGGAAATGCTGTTTTTTCTCGAAGGCACGCGGCGCCTGCGCCACGATGCCTTGCGGCAATTGGCGCCGGACGGCGTGCAGGTGCGGGGCGACGGCGCGTGGAAAACGGTCGTCGCGGATGCGATGCCGCCCGTTCATTACTTCGACGCTCTGCCGGCGTTCTATCGCGAGTGCGCCGTCAATCTGAACTTCACAAGCATCCAGATGCCCGCCGCGGTGAACCAACGCGTGTTCGATTGCCCCGCGGCAGGTGGTTTCTTGTTAACCGACAGGCAAAGCGATCTGGCGCGTTTGTTCGATTCAACGGAGGTCGCAACGTTTGCGTCAATAGACGAATGCCGCGATCAGTTGGCGCATTTTCGCGCAAGAGCGAGTGCCCGTGCCGCGATCGTTAACGCCGCGCGCACGCGCATTTTGGGCGAACACACCTACGCGCACCGCCTGCGCACGATCGCGCGGTGGGTGATGGAACACTTCGGCTGAACGCCTCCACGTTACGCGAACCGGTCGCGCAGATAGTCTT
This genomic window from Candidatus Hydrogenedentota bacterium contains:
- a CDS encoding glycosyltransferase, with translation MNEPRLRITGRLRSIMSYDKLAGEVPRVLVLRSQYWLDGACEAAARGIGWQVASVPTAMEGAASREQIAQLLDAIVTTRPDFILSINLAGMDVDGMWARFFHDLRVPYVAWFVDNPRTIVMGRTTYASNHAMALTWDESYAPYLRAVGFPHVHWLPLAADTTLFNAGPAELAMHPPAFVGNSTVEFAERAWQAVREKPKLSVLAEGAFAVGAVTRDHMARGLASIIGAEAASALDPEESRHLEMLFFLEGTRRLRHDALRQLAPDGVQVRGDGAWKTVVADAMPPVHYFDALPAFYRECAVNLNFTSIQMPAAVNQRVFDCPAAGGFLLTDRQSDLARLFDSTEVATFASIDECRDQLAHFRARASARAAIVNAARTRILGEHTYAHRLRTIARWVMEHFG